In the genome of Bacteroidales bacterium, one region contains:
- a CDS encoding DUF3467 domain-containing protein, whose amino-acid sequence MKENEKQSQLNIQLNDDVAQGTYSNLAIISHSPAEFVIDFIRVMPGIPKAPVKSRIILTPEHAKRLLLALQDNISKYEAINGNIKIPDGNPQNFPMNFGSSSGMA is encoded by the coding sequence ATGAAAGAAAACGAAAAACAAAGTCAATTAAATATTCAATTGAACGACGATGTTGCACAAGGGACATACTCAAACTTGGCAATTATAAGTCATTCACCTGCGGAATTTGTAATAGATTTTATCAGAGTAATGCCTGGTATTCCAAAAGCACCTGTAAAATCAAGAATTATACTAACTCCCGAACATGCGAAAAGACTTTTACTAGCTTTACAGGATAATATTTCAAAATACGAAGCAATTAACGGAAATATAAAAATACCTGACGGAAATCCACAAAACTTCCCTATGAATTTTGGTTCATCATCAGGTATGGCATAA